CCATAGAATTTTGTCTATTTCCTGAATATTTTGTGCGTAATGATACTACTTCAGCAGACAATTCCATGGATTTCGCTGAAATATGGAAAGTTTTTGATTATATTAACCAAACCAGCTGAGCTCGCAAAGAAAATGAGGTGCGGTATAAGAAAgtgatgaaaaaatgaaaacatttttctattttttgaaaattgtcgAATTGGCGACGGGACTAGGATGAGCATTGTAACTCACCGCTAGATTTTCGCCCAGCAAtcttatattttgaattttcagcAGGAAATTCCCCAGATGCATCTGAAAAACGAAAGTATAGTAGGTCATTGAAAAATAAACTGTATGCTGCTTAGAACATACGTTTCAAATTTGGTTTGCTAAGTAGATATCTTGAATCTTTATAATTTCCTGAAACGTGATGAATTTTTAGTGGTTAAATTAAGGCTCATATTAGTAATTCATGGATTGATAACAAAGAAGAAAGAAATAAAAGAGTGATGAAAAAATAATGGAATCTTTcttcaatttgaaaatgaacaaatTGGTGACGGAACTAGGATCTGAATGGTTTGACTCTGATGATATCCAAATTATATTGGCACTGATTTGTTGAGGGTCAGGTGAGCTAGATTCATCAAACATTGGTTTTCGCCCATTACTGATtgagaattgaaaatttgaatgaaaaattgtgaattcGATCGAAGTATTTTGAGACTTACTCTTCGGTTTTAACCTATCGATTACAGATTTTTTACTGGATGGAGGCAATTTATTTGCTGATTCCTTATATTTCTCTGAaacatgaaaaatgattttgtaCTATCTAGTGGTATGGCCactgaataaaaacaaaacaagaaACTATTCtcttctattcaaaatattcgaATTGGTGCCGAAGCAAGGACATCCTCACATAAATTAAACTGACGGTTGAGAATGTTAACGTTGTAATTTATTCCCGCTGTAGATTGAAAGGTACTTATATTATTCAACTTACTCTTACTCTTCCAAACTTTACTAGAATATTTCGATTCTTCCGAATCCTCACTGAGGTTATCTATTATTTCTGGAATGAGAAGAAAAAGGAATTGTacatataataatgaaataattaccGTCTGAATCCTGAACTGttcgaaatttcatttctgttgATTCAACATGAGTGGGAATTAAGGAATCTTTCATGGTCCCTAAAATCAAGAAAATATTCACATCTTactttcatatatttttcaatGTTAGGTATATTGTCTGAAAAAAAGATTTCTGACTTACTTTTCGAAGAAGGATTGACATTTCTTGACGCCAAGTTATTATTTCTATTTCCAGGTTCTATAATTTTATATAATCGTAATTATGATGGAACTGAATGAACAAAAATCACTTACTCTTTTTATAAAAAACTCGATGTTTCGGTTTTGGGGATACTACGTTATCAACCTCTTTGTTATTTGCAGTCGAATctgaaacttttattttttctgtttttttcttaCCCTCTGATTCAGGTTTTTTTGTAGCCACAACCTCATCATCCCCTTGATCTGCGTTCAAAAAACCTGTAATAATTGTAATTGTATCAACAAAAAGAACAATTCAATCTGGTATGTTTCAATCATGCTTTAAAAAAATTCCACACGGACAACATAGTGCTTTTTTTACTCACTCTTCCAATTCTCTTTGAATGAGGGATTTCTACTCCATTTAAGTTTATTCATCATTCCTGGAAGGttatgaaataataaataaaatggaaattaatatacCTCGTAGATATATTCCgaggaaaaataatgaaatatgaaGTGTTGACATATTGTTACTATATCAAGTCTCAAATAAACTAATTTTGTTCGCAAAAGATCATTTTGAAGAAATATGAGAAAATTGTGAGGAAAAATTATTACCAACCTTTTGAATTCTTTCTTTCTGGAATCTGGTCTTTATCGATTGCTTCTGGAAGTTTGgaagaattttctgaaattgataAATATCGTCGAAATATTACACATTCCATGCAAACAGAGAATTTTTTATTACCCACCCTTTGGTCTCGGATTTTGGACTGAATATTTCGATCTTGATCGTGTTACCTTATCATAATCGTTTTCATCAGGTCTTTGTTTGCGCCCTAAAATACATAGTATGTCAGTATTCTTGACTTTGAAACAAATTTTATTACGCAAGGAAAGAGAGTCACTAGCATTTCTCCATTATCTGTATCAAACACCTATTTTGCAGGTAGAAAAATATCCTTAATTGACTTTCTAGGTTTATTGTTTAATATGTTCAGAATgtatttttatgagttttttcattgaaataatgtGAAACACAAATAATGTTCTCAAATCATTTTCAAATGGTTGATTGATTAGGtatacttgtttttttttttcaaagtataGATGTTTTCATCATAGGAGTAACTTACGGGATTTAACAGTtggataaaaattttcaattatctgtattttttttctgtttttttcttaCCCTCTGATTCAGGTTTTTTTGATGCCACATCCTCATCATTCCCTAGACCTGCTTTCAATAAACCTGTAATATTTGTAATTGTATCAACAAAAAGAATAATTCAATCTGGTATGTTCGAATCATGCTTTAAAAAAATTCCACAAGGACAACATAATGCTTTTTTACTCACTCTTCCAATTCTCTTCGAATGAGGGATTTCTAACCCATTTAAGTTTATTCATCTTTCCTGGAAGGttatgaaataataaataaaatggaaattaatatacCTAGTATATATTCCgaggaaaataatgaaatatgaaGGATTGACATTGTTTCTATATCAAGTCTCAAATAAACTAATTTTGTTCGCAAAAGATCACTTTGAACGAATATGAGAAGAATGTGAGGAAAAAGTATTACTAACCTTTTGAATTCTTTCTATCTGGAATCTGGTCTTTATCCATTGCTTCTGGAAGTTTGgaagaattttctgaaattgataCATATCATCGATATATCACATATTCCATACAAACAGAGAATTTTTTATTACCCACCCTTTGGTCTTGGATTTTGGACTAAATATTTCGATCTTGATCGTGTTACCTTATCATAATCGTTTTCATCAGGTCTTTGTTTGGGCCCTAAAAAATATAGTATGTCAGTATTCTTGAAGTTGAAACAAATTTTATTACGCAAGGAAAGAAAGTCACTAGCATTTCTCCATTATCTGTATCAACACCTTTTTTGCAGGTAGAAAAATATCTGTAATTGACAGTTTATTGTTTAATGTTCAGAATgtatttttatgagttttttcattgaaacaaTGTGAAACACAATTAATGTTCTCGAATCATTTTCAAATAGTTGATTGATTCGGTatacttgattttttttcaaaatacctaatgaaaaaattcgaaGTTTTGTCATAGGAGTACCTAGAGTGATGAAACCTAAGGTTGGATAAACATTGTCCCTAATCTGTTGTTTTTCACTTACCACTTGAATCAGGTTTTTTTGGTACCACATCCTCTGGTATCTGATGTTGGACCGAATATTTCAATGCTGATCGTGCTTTTATACCATAATCCTTTTTAGGTCTTTGTTTGTCCCCTACGAAAAAGacatataatattaataaaaatataCTAGAGTATATTCAGCGAAAAAATGATTATTACCCACCCTTTGGTTTCAGATTTTGGACCGAATATTTCGATGCTGATCGTGCTTTTATACCATAATCCTTTTTAAGTCTTTCTTTGGCCCCTACGAAAAAGACATGCTTTATATAACACCTCAATAACATCACTAAATACCTCGAAATACATACAGagctaaaatttcaaattcatttcatccctataatgaaaacaaaattgTTAATCGCAATAAAAGTTGTTAATCACTCACCATCCATTTTTTTAACAGCTCTATAATTTGGATATGCCCTCTCAGGACTTCCTTCAACCTCCACAGATTCTTCATTCAAATCCTCAGGTATTCCTTTCAACATAACATCATTCTTTTTCATCTTCTTCGGGTATTCTTCTATCTTCCCAGCTTTTCCTTCCTCCTCTTCTGAACTTGCGTCCGCCCTTTCAGGACTTTCTTCTACCTCCACAGATTCTTCATTTATATTCTCAGGTGATCCTTTAAACATAACATAATTCTTTTTCATCTTCTTCGGGTATTCTTCTTTCTTCCCAGATTTTCCTTCCTCCTCTTCTGAACTTGCGTCCGCCCTCTCAGGACTTTCTTTTACCTCCACAGATTCTTCATTTATATTCTCAGGTGATCCTTTAAACATAACATAATTCTTTTTCATCTTCTTCGGGTATTCTTCTATCTTCTTAGATTTTCCTTCTTTCTCTTCTGAACTTGCGTCCGCCCTCTCAGGACTTTCTTCTACCTCCACAGATTCTTCATTTATATTCTCAGGTGATCCTTTAAACATAACATAATTCTTTTTCGTCTTCTTCGGGTATTCTTCTTTCTTCCCAGATTTTCCTTCCTCCTCTTCTGAACTTGCGTCCGCCCTCTCAGGACTTTCTTTTACCTCCACAGATTCTTCATTTATATTCTCAGGTGATCCTTTAAACATTACATAATTCTTTTTCATCTTCTTCGGGTATTCTTCTTTCTTTCCAGATTTTCCTTCCTCCTCTTCTGAACTTGCGTCTGCCCTCTCAGGACTTTCTTCTACCTCCACAGATTCTTCATTTATCTTCTCAGGTGATCCTTTAAACATAACATAATTCTTTTTCATCTTCTTCGGGTATTCTTCTTTCTTCCCAGATTTTCCTTCCTCCTCTTCTGAACTTGCGTCCGCCCTCTCAGGACTTTCTTTTACTTCCACAGATTCTTCATTTATATTCTCAGGTGATCCTTTAAACATAACATAATTCTTTTTCATCTTCTTCGGGTATTCTTCTATCTTCTGAGATTTTCCTTCTTTCTCTTCTGAACTTGCGTCCGCCCTCTCAGGACTTTCTTCTACCTCCACAGATTCTTTATTTATATTCTCAGGTGATCCTTTAAACATAACATAATTCTTTTTCATCTTCTTCGGGTATTCTTCTATCTTCTTAGATTTTCCTTCTTTCTCTTCTGAACTTGCGTCCGCCCTCTCAGGACTTTCTTCTACATCCACAGATTCTTCATTTATATTCTCAGGTGATCCTTTAAACATAACATAATTCTTTTTCGTCTTCTTCGGGTATTCTTCTATCTTCTTAGATTTTCCTTCTTTCTGTTCTGAACTTGCGTCCGCCCTCTCAGGACTTTCTTCTACCTCCACAGATTCTTCATTTATATTCTCAGGTGATCCTTTAAACATAACATAATTCTTTTTCATCTTCTTCGGGTATTCTTCTAACTTCTTAGATTTTCCTTCTTTCTGTTCTGAACTTGCGTCCGCCCTCTCAGGACTTTCTTCTACCTCCACAGATTCTTCATTTATATTCTCAGGTGATCCTTTAAACATAACATAATTCTTTTTCATCTTCTTCGGGTATTCTTCTATCTTCTTAGATTTTCCTTCTTTCTCTTCTGAACTTGCGTCCGCCCTCTCAGGACTTTCTTCTACCTCCACAGATTCTTCATTTATATTCTCAGGTGATCCTTTAAACATAACATAATTCTTTTTCGTCTTCTTCGGGTATTCTTCTATCTTCTTAGATTTTCCTTCTTTCTGTTCTGAACTTGCGTCCGCCCTCTGAGGACTTTCTTCTACCTCCACAGATTCTTCATTTATATTCTCAGGTGATCCTTTAAACATAACATAATTCTTTTTCATCTTCTTCGGGTATTCTTCTATCTTCACAGATTTTTCTTCCACCACTTCTGAACTTGCGTCCGGCCTCTCGGGGCTTTCTTTTACCTCTACAGATTCTTCATTTATATTCTGAGGTATTCCTTTCAACATAATATCATTCTTTCTCATCTTCTTCGGATATTCTTCTATCTTCACAGATTTTTCTTCCACCACTTCTGAACTTGCGTCCGGCCTCTCCGAGCTTCCTTTTACCTCTACAGATTCTTCATTTATATTCTGAGGTATTCCTTTCAATATAACATCATTCTTTCTCATCTTCTTCGGGTATTCTTCTATCTTCTTAGATTTTCCTTCTTTCTCTTCTGAACTTGCGTCCGCCCTCTCAGGACTTTCTTCTACCTCTACAGATTCTTCATTTATATTCTCAGGTGATCCTTTAAACATTACATAATTCTTTTTCATCTTCTTCGGGTATTCTTCTTTATTTCCAGATTTTCCTTCCTCCTCTTCTGAACTTGCGTCCGCCCTCTCAGGACTTTCTTCTACCTCCACAGATTCTTCATTTATATTCTCAGGCATTCCTTTCAacataacataattttttttcatctttttcgGGTATTTTTCTATCTTCTTAGATTTTCCTTCTTTCTCTTCTGAACTTGCGTCCGCCCTCTCAGGACTTTCTTCTACCTCCACAGATTCTTCATTCATATTCTGAGGTATTCCTTTCAACATAACATCATTCTTTCTCATCTTCTTCGGATATTCTTCTATCTTCACAGATTTTTCTTCCACCACTTCTGAACTTGCGTCTGGCCTCTCCGAGCTTCCTTTTACCTCTACAGATTCTTCATTTATATTCTCAGGTATTCCTTTCAACATTACATCATTCTTTCTCATCTTCTTCGGATATTCTTCTATCTTCACAGATTTTTCTTCCACCACTTCTGAACTTGCGTCCGGCCTCTCAGGGATTCCTTTTACCTCTACAGATTCTTCATTCATATTATGAGGTATTCCTTTCAAAATAACATCATTCTTTCTCATCTTCTTCGGATATTCTTCTGTCTTCACAGATTTTTCGTCCACCACTTCTGAACTCTCGTCCGGCCTCTCAGGGCTTCCTTTTACCTCTACAGATTCTTCATTTATATTCTCAGGTATTCCTTTCAACATTACATCATTCTTTCTCATCTTCTTCGGATATTCTTCTATCTTCACAGATTTTTCTTCCACCACTTCTGAACTTGCGTCCGGCCTCCCAGGGCTTCCTTTTACCTCTACAGATTCTTCATTTATATTCTCAGGTATTCCTTTCAACATAACATCATTCTTTCTCATCGTCTTCGGATATTCTTCTATCTTCACAGATTTTTCTTCCACCACTTCTGAACTTGCGTCCGGCCTCTCGGGGCTTTCTTTTACCTCTACAGATTCTTCATTTATATTCTGAGGTATTCCTTTCAAAATAACATCATTCTTTCTCATCTTCTTCGGATATTCTTCTATCTTCACAGATTTTTCGTCCACCACTTCTGAACTCTCGTCCGGCCTCTCAGGGCTTCCTTTTACCTCTACAGATTCTTCATTTATATTCTCAGGTATTCCTTTCAACATTACATCATTCTTTCTCATCTTCTTCGGATATTCTTCAATCTTCACAGATTTTTCTTCCACCACTTCTGAACTTGCGTCCGGCCTCTCAGGGATTCCTTTTACCTCTACAGATTCTTCATTCATATTCTGAGGTATTCCTTTCAACATAACATCAGTCTTTCTCATCTTCTTCGGATATTCTTCTATATTCACAGAAGGGCTTCCTTCTACCTCTACAGATTCTTCATTTATATTCTGAGGTATTTCTTTCAACATAACATCATTCTTTTTCATCTTCTTCGGATATTCTTCTATCTTCTCAGATTCTTCTTCCACCACTTCTGAACTTGCGTCTGGCCTCTCAGGGCTTCCCTTTCCCTCTACAGATTCTTCATTTATATTCCCAGGTATTAATTTCAACATAGCATCATTCTTTTTCATCTTCTTCGGATATTCTTCTATCTTCTCAAATTTTTCTTCCACGACTTCTGAACTTGCGTCCGGCCTCTCAGGACTTCCTTTTACCTCTACAGATTCTTCATttatattctgaggttttctttTCAACATAACATCATTCTTTTTCATCTTCTTCGGATATTCTTCTATCTTCTCAGATTTTTCTTCCACCACTTCTGAACTTGCGTCCGGCCTCTCAGAGCTTCCTTTTACTTCTACAGATTCTTCATTTATATTCTGAGGTATTCCTTTCAACATAACATCATTCTTTTTCATCTTCTTCGGATATTCTTCTATCTTTCCAGATTTTCCTTCCTCCTCTTCTGAACGTGCGACCGCTCTCTCAGAACTACCTTTTACTTCCTCAGGATTTTTCCTTTTGATCTCAACAGAACTCGTTTCTATCTTCGGCGGTTCCGTTTCCATCTCCTTCAATTTTCCTTTCATCTTCTTGAGTTTTCGTTCCATCTCTTCAGGTTTTCCCTCCATTTTCAGTTTCATTTCTGGAATAAAATGATTCATCTAATTCGATATTGAATAAAGATTTCTACTCACCATTTCCAGGTAGATCATTGCTTATATACCTACTTCGGTTTTGATGATTCCAATCTCTCAGTTTTTCTTGTGGGATTCCAATAACTACTAGAATATTGGACAActatgaattaaaaaaatttcatgtgaataaaataaattggACTGAATTTTTGCAACTTAATAGCCCGGAATAGAGTGTCGCAATTCAACTGAGACCTTTAGATGGAAATCTTGATGAGATCACGTGTGGTTATTTTCGAGATTTTTCCTACTTACCGCTCTTAGCTCTTCCGTTTACTGGATTCGATTCAGGTGATTCAATAccaatattttccatttcttctCTAGATTGCCCTGAAATAAATTCATATCAACTAAAAGTATCCTACCATACCCTTACATAATACACAATACCATTTACCATAATTTCAGATGATATAATcggtttttggattttaaagTTCTGATCaccgaatgaataatattgTTCTCTTGATGTCGCGTTCCCTTTTTTGTACGGGGTTGTTGTAATTGACGCTAAAaagaataaaattataattacgaAGTTAATTCATTATCTGCTACTTCACAGCGTAAATATTTTCAGGTCAAAAGGCAATGCAAACAATCaattattaatttttaattCCTTTTCCTATTTTTTTACTATCTCGCTTTCCTTCCGATTTGATTTTAGAATACTTGAGATCGTAAAAAAACCTGAATCATTTGAACTGTTAAAACCGAAAtactctataatttttgaaaaatgttaaaGAACTCTAGAAGCTAATTGAATATCATCAGCAAAAGTAtcttaaaaaatcataaaaaatattatatgacGTACTCATTAAATTTTTCCTAGTCGCTGGATAACCCAATActgatatttttatatttccattatTTCCTACATTCGTACTATTCATACCTGAAATATTAAACATATAATGTGTTCAAACAAAACAATTCGGCAATATATCAACCAAAATTGTCGATATTCTGCCAAATAGCATCAAAAATCTATCCAATgcacgtaaaatatattttaattaATGGTCCTAAGTACGACTCTGTCGTCCTATTCCTTTGTAGGCCTTAGACAAAAGAAAGAGGCTCTTTCTTTTGTCTAAGGCTCAATGCGACCTCTCTGGATCTGTTTTGAAGCTGTGGGAACCTTTTCTTATGTGTTGCCTATTCAAAAACTGTCTTATTTCTGAATAGGCAACACATTGAACACGAGGCTGTATTTTGAATAGtaaaaaaatgagaaatatggcctaatataaattaaaacaaaacaaattataAATTGTGAAATAAAAAGAAGATTTAATAACCAAGAGTTTTCAATATTCCAAGTAATCCTTGAACGGAGGTTTTAAGAAAGGTGGCAGTTTTTGGGAGATAAGAAAAGTATGCATTCATATTTCGTTATTATATTTAGGACTGGCTTTTTGCGTTCAAGTCTCAACTTACCTTTTGAGCTTTTACTATCAGTTGGGGTAATTCTCAAAACAACGTCAATATTATTCCCTTTCGACTGACCTAAGAAAAATTTTTAGGTATATTTTTAGCCAGAATCAAAGGAACAGGTTTATAAAATTGTTATCACTTTGAAACAACTCTTGCCTGATTGATAATTGATGGACTCTCCCTTCATGATATCATTTTTACTTCCGTCTCCTTCATTTTCTATCTTAAGCTTGTTGAATCTTTCTCTCTCCCCAGAATCAAATGTGGAGTTTTCACCTGAAGCTCTGTCAGAACCTTCATTGTGTTTAGTCGAGGAAGACTTATTCGCATTGATCATACGCTATAGAAAAACTATCGAATTAATAAAGGAAATTAAGCTAGAGAAACACTATTTAACAAATTTGTTAAACGGAAAGAAAGAGTTGAATATATTatcttaattattatttttcaaaagttcaaaGATGAGTGAAAACAGAACTCTTTCTAATTTCAAATCATGACAAATACCCACCACTAACTCAAACTCACTTTTTCTGAGAGTGTCAAACTGTATTCGAGTAGTTTAATTTTGTGTCCATCAGAACTCAGTTCCGATGATTGTCCATAACTTATGCGATAAGTGAGGGATGGAGCTATAAccgaaattgttttttctatcaAATGAGCCAAGTTTGTGGGTAGACTTCTATTGGCGCCTTTTGGGGGTTTGATTTCGTAGAAAGCTTCAACCTCACCACCACCGGTTTTTCTCAAATGGCCTACAACTTTTACCAAGAGTTCCGATATGCTTCTGCTGAAATCTTCCTCAACATTGGCTTCTGTAGAATTCGAGTAGTCCAAAACGACTGTAATAAAACCAGTTATATTCTGTTTCAATTGAATTCTtgatttattcagaaaaaattcttgaatcATACATACCTTTTTCCCATTTTTCACAAAATGTAACATCGAAAACGATCAGGAATATCAAGCAAGAAATTCCTGAAAGTATAAGCTGCATCTCGCTgaatagaaataataataagttcaTCAAGGATTAAATAAGCCATACCTTATAAACAATTTCGGGCATCATTAATCACGCTGATTGTTTTTTCTTGTCATTAAGTAAGGTAACAATATAAGAGAGTGAAACTCGTAGGTGGAACATTAGCTGCTTTAAAAAATGGAAACAGAAAATTATTGATTCATCTTCAGCAGAATCGTTTCTGATTCCTGAATATTGTGCAttttataatctttgatatcaACCCATAAATAGTGGATGCGCATATTGTTTGCCATGAATAAAATTGGCGCATTCACCTGATTAAAATCTTCATAATTCAGTAtcatctttgagtattcaatggGGGTTAATATAATACTCAAGGGTATCATCTAATCTTGGAACCTTCTgttgaattctttttttttgcgtTCAGCTTAAGTGAAGTTTAGTCGGGAGACATACCAGAGGGTATTTGAGTAGTCCACAGATTTGATAATACACATGTTACAAAGATTAATTTTGTATTATTACTATGTATTTCGACTATGAAAAGGTTGTACATACCTCGAAAACTTTCATGCTATTCGTTATTCGCCATAAATTGATGATTTAATGCATAATAACAAgtttatttgaatggatttcAACCTTAAAATGTAATTGAGAAGAAAAGAGTATCCACATCCAGTTTAGCATTCGGCTTAAGGGTAATAATGGAAACTGACAGATTAGAAACCAGATATAACCTCCGATTATCTCCttcatttcaataaaacaatattgataaaaatacTCATATATTTATTTGATACTTAAGACGCCTAAATTGATAACAATATCTAAAATATACTTAAACACAAATGAAGCCAACAAAAACAAAGAACCCTGCCTATATAATACAGTTctacatattaatttttttaaatctgtaTATTCACAACATTAAATTGGTTTATATAACAGTGTCGTAACATATTTCTTGCGATACCTGTGGGTGGCACTCAAAACCATAACACCATCCTTAATAGAGAGAGCATACAGATGGTTCAGCATCACATGATTCGGTTCAGGTAATAAGGTTGGCTCACACTAAAAAAGAAATCAAGTGAACTGAACAAAGAAATATATTATTTGGCTTACCGATAATGGTGTGTCTTTATTCAGAATAACTTGTAAGAGATGAGGTGGTAAAACAGGaggttcattgaatttttcccAAGGTTTGTTTGCGGGGATTTCTTGGGAAAACTCTTTTTGTGCATCATTTTCAGAACCCTCCTGGTCTTTGTCTAAGGCttcgaaaacttcaaaatctgaTTTCTTCACAGATATCAGGTTATTTTTTATTCCAGATGGGTCTTCTACAGTCTTGTTTGATGGATCATTTTTCCACTCTCCGTCAacgaaaaatttatattgatgctCCCCTTCGGGTAGGTCGATTATAGTGACAAAATCCAAACCCAAATGAGATTTTACCATGGGTATTGCCTTCCATTCAGAGAAAGTACCAGTAATGTAAACATCCTTTCCACCACCTTCCCACCTGAATACTGTTGGAGTCTTATCACTAGTTGTGCTAGTCTCTATTTGAGACCCTTCGGACGCAGTATTCCATCTCTCGAAGGAAAGATTGGGCGGTTTAGAATAAAATTGCTCCTCTTCGTCCTGAGAATGCTGCATCACAATCTTATCTGTTTTTTTGTCGAACACAAACGCTTGACCCTCTTTGACTGGCGATGATGGAGCAGTTTCCCCAGAAGACTTGTGACGTTCTCTTTGGGAGCCTCCTGCATTTCCCATGATTTAAAACTGATTTCCACTAATTGACTTCTGATTTAAAGTCAAGCACCTAACCTTGAattaatggaaaaacaaaaacttaGGAAATGTCAACCAACGAGCATAAACAAGAACGATCACAGAGTAGAGACTATCGCACCATAGAACACTATTATACACTCGCGCCTTATTTTTTAGGCAATTACGAACAGATGAAACACAtaaggcctgttttggttcgctttaaggatggttccagaacggttcaaaacagtcgcacatttatttattcagcgtaagctcgcgcgtagcatgTGTGTAGCTTCCCATAGcattgctgctccactactttgaaccgattcggaaccgcctaaagtgcgaaccaaaacaaagccataaaataaaaagaattaGCAAAAATAAGTAAACTAGAAGGTGTAGCATTGAggtgaaaaaattatcaatatttcatttttcgttataaaaaatttccttcGGGCCGGATTTGAACCAGCGACCTATGGATGTCCAACGTTTATTAGCCACTACAGTCCACCGCTCTACCAACTGAGCTACCGAAGGTATGCATTATTGTAAGATAATCCAATATAAGATTATATTCACGTGCCCAAATGAATAGAAGCACCTTATAGGTAATCTTTTCTTCTCGCTTACTAAACACCTATGGAATGTACCCTCCATAAGCAACATGATTTAATGGCAAAATCGAACATTAATTAATCTTCTTTTTGGACAATTTTATCACAGCATGAGCTATAATGTTAAATATATGACTTCAAT
This genomic stretch from Coccinella septempunctata chromosome 7, icCocSept1.1, whole genome shotgun sequence harbors:
- the LOC123317369 gene encoding titin-like isoform X1, which translates into the protein MNLLLFLFSEMQLILSGISCLIFLIVFDVTFCEKWEKVVLDYSNSTEANVEEDFSRSISELLVKVVGHLRKTGGGEVEAFYEIKPPKGANRSLPTNLAHLIEKTISVIAPSLTYRISYGQSSELSSDGHKIKLLEYSLTLSEKRMINANKSSSTKHNEGSDRASGENSTFDSGERERFNKLKIENEGDGSKNDIMKGESINYQSGQSKGNNIDVVLRITPTDSKSSKGMNSTNVGNNGNIKISVLGYPATRKNLMTSITTTPYKKGNATSREQYYSFGDQNFKIQKPIISSEIMVNGQSREEMENIGIESPESNPVNGRAKSVVIGIPQEKLRDWNHQNRSRYISNDLPGNEMKLKMEGKPEEMERKLKKMKGKLKEMETEPPKIETSSVEIKRKNPEEVKGSSERAVARSEEEEGKSGKIEEYPKKMKKNDVMLKGIPQNINEESVEVKGSSERPDASSEVVEEKSEKIEEYPKKMKKNDVMLKRKPQNINEESVEVKGSPERPDASSEVVEEKFEKIEEYPKKMKKNDAMLKLIPGNINEESVEGKGSPERPDASSEVVEEESEKIEEYPKKMKKNDVMLKEIPQNINEESVEVKGSPERPDESSEVVDEKSVKIEEYPKKMRKNDVILKGIPQNINEESVEVKESPERPDASSEVVEEKSVKIEEYPKTMRKNDVMLKGIPENINEESVEVKGSPGRPDASSEVVEEKSVKIEEYPKKMRKNDVMLKGIPENINEESVEVKGSPERPDESSEVVDEKSVKTEEYPKKMRKNDVILKGIPHNMNEESVEVKGIPERPDASSEVVEEKSVKIEEYPKKMRKNDVMLKGIPENINEESVEVKGSSERPDASSEVVEEKSVKIEEYPKKMRKNDVMLKGIPQNMNEESVEVEESPERADASSEEKEGKSKKIEKYPKKMKKNYVMLKGMPENINEESVEVEESPERADASSEEEEGKSGNKEEYPKKMKKNYVMFKGSPENINEESVEVEESPERADASSEEKEGKSKKIEEYPKKMRKNDVILKGIPQNINEESVEVKGSSERPDASSEVVEEKSVKIEEYPKKMRKNDIMLKGIPQNINEESVEVKESPERPDASSEVVEEKSVKIEEYPKKMKKNYVMFKGSPENINEESVEVEESPQRADASSEQKEGKSKKIEEYPKKTKKNYVMFKGSPENINEESVEVEESPERADASSEEKEGKSKKIEEYPKKMKKNYVMFKGSPENINEESVEVEESPERADASSEQKEGKSKKLEEYPKKMKKNYVMFKGSPENINEESVEVEESPERADASSEQKEGKSKKIEEYPKKTKKNYVMFKGSPENINEESVDVEESPERADASSEEKEGKSKKIEEYPKKMKKNYVMFKGSPENINKESVEVEESPERADASSEEKEGKSQKIEEYPKKMKKNYVMFKGSPENINEESVEVKESPERADASSEEEEGKSGKKEEYPKKMKKNYVMFKGSPEKINEESVEVEESPERADASSEEEEGKSGKKEEYPKKMKKNYVMFKGSPENINEESVEVKESPERADASSEEEEGKSGKKEEYPKKTKKNYVMFKGSPENINEESVEVEESPERADASSEEKEGKSKKIEEYPKKMKKNYVMFKGSPENINEESVEVKESPERADASSEEEEGKSGKKEEYPKKMKKNYVMFKGSPENINEESVEVEESPERADASSEEEEGKAGKIEEYPKKMKKNDVMLKGIPEDLNEESVEVEGSPERAYPNYRAVKKMDGDKQRPKKDYGIKARSALKYSVQHQIPEDVVPKKPDSSGPKQRPDENDYDKVTRSRSKYLVQNPRPKENSSKLPEAMDKDQIPDRKNSKGKMNKLKWVRNPSFEENWKSLLKAGLGNDEDVASKKPESEGRKQRPDENDYDKVTRSRSKYSVQNPRPKENSSKLPEAIDKDQIPERKNSKGMMNKLKWSRNPSFKENWKSFLNADQGDDEVVATKKPESEGKKKTEKIKVSDSTANNKEVDNVVSPKPKHRVFYKKKPGNRNNNLASRNVNPSSKRTMKDSLIPTHVESTEMKFRTVQDSDEIIDNLSEDSEESKYSSKVWKSKKKYKESANKLPPSSKKSVIDRLKPKRNYKDSRYLLSKPNLKHASGEFPAENSKYKIAGRKSSAKSMELSAEVVSLRTKYSGNRQNSMESTDEEEENEDKSSEKYFSARPIRIVSSTKSLKKPLIAELIRDLDMEEFDEDAPNSVLFTFKIPKRTMKNTEMNQIIEDINLELQDMEPASTIYPAHFVVNNDNDISIKILVDLPPVRSMAVLKSLERFPNIKDDYMEITNLDDVTSKIDEELEYELYMSRIVDSGNKIPLQLRFKIKNKRGTLPAFLKIVNQHLSTIPGVRVRGYGSKKIGKKWRICTIRLFVEYSTEQAHKGLKAAPEKKAIKKRYNGPFDWDWTIF